Proteins from one Podospora pseudoanserina strain CBS 124.78 chromosome 1, whole genome shotgun sequence genomic window:
- a CDS encoding hypothetical protein (EggNog:ENOG503P58K) has product MSGNSNVGNSQVYEAGDQRNAKSSELGSDRFHEGVKHSHNNNDPKDNRSLVNRAAAERQDEGSEDSVETAQLKKDPTLPAKMHGNEPSRGAKIDAELQAEDEATLRKKNQK; this is encoded by the exons ATGTCAGGAAACTCCAACGTCGGGAACAGCCAGGTTTATGAGGCCGGTGACCAGAGAAACGCCAAGTCCTCTGAGCTTGGGTCAGACCGATTCCACGAAGGCGTCAAGCACtctcacaacaacaatgatCCCA AGGATAACCGGTCTCTTGTCAACCGTGCTGCCGCTGAGCGACAGGATGAGGGCTCAGAAGACTCTGTAGAGACAGCCCAACTCAAGAAGGACCCCACACTCCCT GCCAAGATGCACGGTAACGAGCCTTCTCGAGGCGCCAAGATCGATGCCGAACTGCAAGCAGAGGACGAGGCCACGCTCAGGAAGAAGAACCAGAAGTGA
- a CDS encoding hypothetical protein (EggNog:ENOG503P47E; COG:S) yields the protein MGFFRKTKDIITLFHKASSPGSKRVAALLKQVQVEAAEKDLRPEFDLEVTEQPPTLDQVKTILDYVGQPGISSVIKGATSENEALQKFKQSADSFQKPLVVDWANGKAHVGENESEILKMLNALPKK from the exons ATGGGTTTCTTC CGCAAGACCAAAGATATCATCACCCTTTTCCACAAGGCTAGCTCGCCAGGCTCGAAACGAGTGGCTGCTTTGCTCAAGCAAGTCCAGGTCGAGGCAGCTGAAAAGGATCTGAGGCCTGAGTTTGATCTCGAGGTCACTGAGCAGCCTCCTACTCTCGATCAAGTCAAGACCATTCTCGACTATGTCGGCCAACCCGGCATTTCCTCGGTTATCAAGGGCGCCACCAGTGAGAATGAGGCACTTCAGAAGTTCAAGCAGAGCGCTGACAGCTTCCAAAAACCTTTG GTTGTCGACTGGGCCAATGGCAAGGCTCACGTAGGAGAAAACGAGTCTGAGATCCTGAAGATGCTCAACGCTCTCCCCAAGAAATAG
- a CDS encoding hypothetical protein (MEROPS:MER0005900; COG:G; EggNog:ENOG503NYXT) — MSTPAPLTVLYTYKAKMCVPHSVIMTIPSTTFHIHTSLLFDPKKKAFVKNVSIEVNPGTGEIVSVTERPRESFSAKDRDIDLTSKVVLPGLVDSHTHIFLHSYEERNGTQQMRDQSAVERIVRATNHARAALLAGYTTYRDLGTEALGNADANLRDCVNRGLTPGPRLLVATDALASSGSYELRVENKLGGNGLGLSVPRASDVADGVDGVRAAVRRRVGEGADLIKFYSDYRRKTMRFPPDVPGPGGRVLFPPKRRNPAVPLYSKEEMEAIVKEAQLAEIPVAAHAGETKAALWAADAGVTTIEHIFEDTAELEQPLFQKMVEKKTIWVPTLATAQALPADMFRECKLRVKRACDHGVRLAAGGDTGTFSHGLNAREVEIMIQCGVSVEESLEAATISGWEACGGDLSGFRFGWFEKGNRADIIALETDPRKDEKALRKVSFVMKDGRVWKRDGAAVDMISVPQWPEDDGNTSEEWSDLEAGSPPKMSMSVPLPVFRGQKRAS; from the exons ATGTCTACTCCCGCTCCCCTCACTGTCCTATACACCTACAAAGCAAAGATGTGTGTGCCCCACTCTGTCATCATGACCATTCCGTCAACCACATTCCACATacacacctccctcctcttcgacCCCAAAAAGAAGGCATTCGTGAAGAATGTCTCAATAGAAGTCAACCCTGGGACGGGCGAGATTGTAAGCGTTACCGAACGCCCCAGGGAGAGCTTCTCCGCCAAAGATAGGGATATCGACCTCACTAGCAAGGTGGTGCTTCCTGGATTAGTAGActcccacacacacatcttTCTTCACTCCTACGA AGAACGCAATGGCACCCAACAAATGCGCGACCAGTCAGCTGTCGAGCGCATCGTCCGCGCAACAAATCACGCCCGCGCTGCTCTTCTGGCAGGCTACACCACCTACCGAGATCTCGGGACCGAAGCCCTAGGGAACGCCGACGCTAATCTGCGGGACTGCGTCAACCGCGGCTTGACCCCCGGCCCAAGGCTCCTGGTTGCCACGGACGCCCTTGCCAGCTCTGGTTCCTATGAACTCAGAGTAGAAAACAAGCTGGGCGGGAATGGACTCGGACTCTCTGTCCCACGAGCATCTGACGTTgcagatggtgttgatggggtcAGAGCTGCCGTCCGAAGGAGGGTCGGAGAAGGTGCCGACTTGATCAAGTTCTACAGTGATTACCGACGCAAAACGATGCGGTTCCCTCCAGATGTGCCTGGACCCGGTGGAAGGGTCTTGTTCCCCCCTAAGAGGAGGAACCCGGCAGTTCCGTTGTACTCCAAGGAAGAAATGGAAGCTATCGTCAAGGAAGCACAACTAGCCGAGAttcctgttgctgctcaCGCTGGCGAAACCAAGGCCGCGCTGTGGGCAGCAGACGCAGGTGTCACAACTATTGAACACATCTTTGAGGATACCGCCGAGTTGGAGCAGCCACTCTTCCAGAAAATGGTAGAGAAGAAGACAATATGGGTCCCTACTTTGGCTACTGCCCAGGCGCTGCCTGCCGATATGTTTCGGGAGTGCAAGCTTAGGGTCAAAAGGGCGTGCGACCATGGAGTGCGCTtggctgctggtggggaCACCGGGACGTTCAGTCACGGCCTCAATGCACGGGAAGTCGAGATTATGATACAGTGCGGCGTTTCTGTCGAGGAATCACTGGAAGCGGCGACTATTTCCGGTTGGGAAGCTTGTGGTGGAGATCTTTCTGGGTTCaggtttgggtggtttgaGAAGGGTAATCGAGCGGACATTATTGCTTTGGAGACCGACCCCCGAAAGGATGAGAAGGCTTTGCGGAAGGTCAGTTTTGTCATGAAAGATGGCCGGGTCTGGAAAAGGGACGGTGCGGCTGTCGACATGATTTCTGTACCGCAGTGGCCCGAGGATGACGGCAACACTAGCGAGGAGTGGTCAGATCTGGAAGCTGGCAGCCCACCCAAGATGTCCATGTCAGTCCCACTGCCTGTGTTTCGAGGACAGAAGCGGGCATCTTAA
- the COX16 gene encoding Cytochrome oxidase assembly (EggNog:ENOG503P471; COG:S): protein MSFGSKKFRSSAESNTFGARYRAMMAKRPFLLFGLPFLTVIIGGSFVLTPATAIRYERHDRKVRTMTRDEELGIGQQRRKVDMKEEYYRLAAKDLDDWEQKRVKRFKGESDGIL from the exons ATGTCCTTCGGCTCCAAAAAGTTCCGCAGCTCCGCCGAATCCAACACCTTCGGCGCCCGCTACCGCGCCATGATGGCCAAGcgccccttcctcctcttcggcctccCCTTTTTGACAGTCATCATCGGAGGCTCCTTCGTCCTCACGCCCGCCACCGCGATCCGGTACGAGCGCCACGACCGCAAGGTCAGGACCATGACGCGGGATGAAGAGCTGGGTATCGggcagcagaggaggaaggtggacATGAAGGAGGAGTACTAC AGATTGGCAGCGAAGGATCTCGACGATTGGGAGCAGAAGCGCGTCAAGAGGTTCAAGGGGGAGAGTGATGGTATTTTGTGA
- a CDS encoding hypothetical protein (COG:G; CAZy:GH35; EggNog:ENOG503NZZH) codes for MARLPGIIAMILALSLMAPALATIHYVMPNYTWQLNHTISSSPGGELPLPQLPVNSSTSTPVSNPTTNSTSNFSTSSPFSYYTYNQERIKVRPEGWQGPAVTYDNNSLSVYGERIMLYSGEFHYFRLPRSPELWCDVLAKIKAMGFNAISIYVPWMMLEPLRGEWDEVGWFDLDLFIGFAQTNGLYVIARPGPYINGEVTGGGLPGWLQRTTPTLRTADLEFLQATENYVVRVANLMAKWQVDNGGPVILYQVENEYTMSTDSYKGFPDNGYMQWLIEKAKNASITIPIINNDAWPAGNSRPGIGVGEVDIYGHDLYPFGLDCSAKDWPENATYTDLWSKHIGMSPGTPYTIPEGGAYDTWGSVGYDECVKLFDDVQARVLFKNSYAAGVKVFNVYMIFGGTNWGNLGDPYVYTSYDYGAAIAEDRTIGRPKYSELKLQANFFKVSPGYLAAMPFENMTEGIVGFQMNSTDDKLVATQLTGDFGTFYVIRHRDYRQTDDVAFTLKLPTASGRWHLPARSANFVLSGRDSKLLVTDYPFGGFFMTYCSAEILTWNSYNKTTIVIYGNIGEYHELRFTHPWADPILESSGVNLFADINTTAAQWTIGPDRQWAVINNYVYMHFENRKSAYKYWTVDLVPAYSEGASSIIVYGGYLIRSAAETWLEGGITTGLILMGDFNETTTLEIMNVPLLARMLTVNSDPMNYTLNEHGNWVVTIDYKSADNTGTPDLVTGIEWNYRDCLPEIQSDYDDSGWLRSVLMTNNTDTAPAYTPTSLYGSDYGFHTGVLVFRGHFQAARVKAALNLYTQGGPGFAVSVWLNDQFLYSFDGNLSTEGNDTLYYLPDLEVNYDNLVNYNLTVLVDNMGLEENLIVGANRMKSPRGIMNYGIFDETLRNIVMPIDWKLTGNWKGEYYADKVRGPLNEGGLFAERMGYHLPGAPLSGDTSKNPFKDGLDKPGVGFWSAKLTINWDRIYDTPLSFVFQETDESKRAANGCRAWLYVNGYQFGRYIPKFGPQNEFHVPDGIIYTNGTENHIAIAMWAPNEGGAKLPWLSLKSGHPVRSTRIWPGDMNSFVAESYYDGRGGSY; via the exons ATGGCGAGACTCCCCGGCATCATCGCCATGATTTTGGCTCTCTCCCTCATGGCGCCAGCTCTGGCAACTATACACTATGTCATGCCGAACTACACTTGGCAGCTCAACCATACGATCAGTTCCAGCCCGGGAGGGGAACTTCCTCTTCCGCAGCTCCCAGTCAACAGTTCAACCTCTACACCGgtctccaacccaaccacgAACTCGACCTCAAACTTCTCCACGTCCTCCCCATTCTCGTATTACACCTACAACCAGGAACGTATCAAAGTCCGCCCCGAAGGCTGGCAAGGCCCTGCTGTGACCTATGACAACAACTCACTCAGCGTTTATGGCGAGCGGATCATGCTGTACAGCGGAGAATTCCACTATTTCCGACTGCCACGGTCCCCCGAGCTGTGGTGCGATGTGCTGGCCAAGATCAAAGCCATGGGCTTCAATGCCATCAGTATTTATGTCCCctggatgatgttggagcCACTGAGGGGAGAGTGGGAcgaggttggttggtttgatTTGGACTTGTTTATAGGATTCGCTCAGACGAATGGCTTATATGTCATTGCCCGGCCAGGGCCTTACATCA ATGGCGAAGTCACTGGAGGCGGCTTGCCGGGATGGCTGCAGAGAACCACGCCCACTCTACGAACTGCCGACCTCGAGTTTCTACAGGCTACTGAAAA CTATGTCGTCAGGGTTGCCAATCTCATGGCCAAATGGCAGGTCGACAACGGAGGACCGGTCATTCTCTATCAGGTAGAGAATGAATACAC CATGTCCACCGACAGCTACAAAGGATTTCCTGACAACGGATATATGCAATGGCTCATCGAGAAGGCAAAGAACGCGAGCATCACtattcccatcatcaacaacgacgcTTGGCCCGCCGGAAACAGTCGCCCCGGCATCGGTGTGGGCGAAGTTGATATCTACGGTCATGATCTTTATCCCTTTGGTCTCGACTGTTCGGCGAAGGATTGGCCAGAGAATGCTACCTACACAGATCTTTGGTCGAAGCATATCGGCATGAGTCCAGGAACCCCCTACACAATCCCTGAG GGCGGCGCTTATGACACCTGGGGGTCTGTGGGATATGATGAGTGCGTGAAGCTGTTCGACGACGTGCAGGCTCGCGTGCTCTTCAAGAACAGCTATGCGGCCGGTGTGAAGGTTTTCAACGTCTACATG ATCTTTGGCGGAACAAACTGGGGTAACTTGGGAGATCCCTATGTCTACACCAGTTACGACTATGGAGCG GCAATTGCTGAAGACCGCACCATTGGCCGACCCAAATACTCTGAGCTCAAGCTTCAAGCCAACTTTTTCAAAGTCTCTCCAGGGTACTTGGCAGCAATGCCATTCGAAAACATGACCGAAGGCATAGTTGGGTTTCAGATGAATTCCACAGACGACAAGCTTGTTGCAACTCAGCTCACCGGCGACTTCGGCACATTCTACGTTATCCGCCACCGTGACTATCGTCAGACTGACGACGTTGCCTTTACTCTCAAGCTACCCACAGCCTCCGGGAGGTGGCATCTGCCGGCAAGATCAGCCAACTTCGTGTTGTCTGGTCGCGACTCCAAGCTACTCGTCACGGACTACCCTTTCGGCGGGTTCTTTATGACTTACTGCTCGGCAGAAATCCTCACCTGGAACAGCTACAACAAGACAACCATTGTGATCTACGGAAATATTGGCGAGTATCATGAGCTTCGCTTCACCCACCCCTGGGCAGACCCCATCCTTGAAAGCAGCGGTGTCAATCTTTTCGCTGACATCAATACGACTGCCGCTCAGTGGACAATCGGTCCAGATAGACAATGGGCAGTGATCAACAATTATGTGTATATGCACTTTGAAA ATCGAAAATCTGCCTACAAATACTGGACGGTGGATCTGGTCCCAGCGTACTCCGAGGGGGCATCATCGATCATTGTTTACGGCGGTTATCTGATCCGTTCAGCAGCCGAGACTTGGCTTGAGGGCGGGATCACCACGGGCCTGATCCTGATGGGTGATTTCAACGAGACAACCACACTCGAGATCATGAACGTTCCACTCCTCGCTCGAATGCTCACTGTGAATTCCGACCCAATGAATTACACACTTAATGAGCATGGTAACTGGGTAGTCACAATTGACTACAAGTCTGCCGACAATACTGGCACGCCGGATCTCGTCACTGGAATAGAGTGGAATTACCGTGACTGTCTGCCTGAGATCCAGTCGGATTACGACGATTCTGGCTGGCTTCGATCAGTCCTTatgaccaacaacaccgacaCTGCCCCTGCATACACACCCACCTCTCTTTACGGCTCCGACTATGGATTTCACACTGGAGTGCTCGTCTTCAGAGGTCACTTCCAGGCGGCAAGGGTGAAGGCGGCCTTGAACTTGTACACCCAGGGCGGCCCGGGATTTGCAGTTTCTGTCTGGCTCAACGACCAATTCCTTTACAGTTTTGACGGCAATCTCAGCACCGAGGGCAACGATACGCTGTACTATCTTCCTGACTTGGAGGTGAACTACGACAACCTGGTCAACTACAACCTCACTGTCCTTGTCGACAACatgggcttggaggagaaCCTGATAGTAGGGGCAAACCGCATGAAGTCACCGCGTGGTATCATGAACTACGGTATATTTGACGAAACTTTGCGCAATATCGTCATGCCCATTGACTGGAAGCTGACGGGCAACTGGAAGGGGGAGTATTATGCAGACAAGGTGAGGGGCCCTCTGAACGAAGGAGGTCTGTTTGCTGAGAGAATGGGCTACCACCTTCCGGGAGCTCCGCTGTCTGGGGATACCTCGAAAAATCCATTCAAGGACGGACTCGACAAGCCAGGTGTTGGGTTTTGGTCTGCGAAGTTGACGATCAACTGGGACAGAATATACGATACGCCACTGAGCTTTGTGTTTCAGGAGACGGACGAGAGCAAGAGGGCGGCGAATGGCTGCCGGGCATGGCTTTATGTCAATGGCTATCAGTTTGGAAGGTATATTCCCAAGTTTGGACCTCAGAACGAGTTCCATGTGCCGGATGGGATTATTTACACGAATGGGACGGAGAATCATATTGCCATTGCGATGTGGGCGCCGAATGAAGGAGGGGCGAAGTTGCCGTGGCTGAGCTTGAAGAGTGGACATCCGGTTAGGTCGACGAGGATTTGGCCGGGGGATATGAATTCGTTTGTGGCGGAGAGTTATTATgacgggagaggggggtCGTATTGA
- a CDS encoding hypothetical protein (EggNog:ENOG503PHH9) produces the protein MFCGLPHHHHTSHRALRSFRSHNRLRSEAASHSTMHFRHHHSQPSSASSLARSSMESSSSSASRPSTSGGKSELSVDWDPLRLHPPLACAPVPHLPEETSSRRYQPHELRQARSMHNLRAQQHNSHTSRHNHQASTATVIYGGFDFGFDHSRSHQTSARRPPSPTPSTASDASSLDGTRDAEEWGDNFIVTPLPAPRRRPHPQHTPGQPAALSEADNFIKRGGWKRRGIVFVSDTPALAPEEETWEI, from the coding sequence ATGTTCTGTggccttcctcaccaccaccacaccagtCATCGAGCCCTCCGCAGTTTCCGGAGTCACAACCGTCTTAGAAGCGAAGCTGCCTCACATTCAACCATGCACTTCCGTCACCACCATAGCCAGCCGAGCAGTGCCAGCTCGCTGGCCAGATCCTCCATGGagtcctcatcatcttcagcaTCACGACCTTCAACGAGCGGGGGAAAATCAGAACTTTCAGTCGACTGGGACCCGCTCCGTCTTCACCCACCTCTTGCCTGCGCCCCGGTTCCACATCTTCCCGAGGAGACGTCCAGCAGACGATATCAACCCCACGAGCTAAGGCAAGCTCGATCTATGCACAATCTCCGAgcccaacaacacaacagcCACACATCCCGGCACAACCACCaagcctcaacagcaactGTTATCTATGGGGGATTTGACTTTGGGTTCGACCATAGTAGAAGCCATCAGACCTCGGCCAGAagaccaccctcaccaacgccaAGCACTGCTTCGGATGCCTCATCACTGGACGGCACTCGGGATGCCGAGGAGTGGGGCGATAACTTCATCGTTACGCCCCTCCCGGCCCCGCGCCGTCGcccccaccctcaacacACCCCCGGACAACCGGCCGCCCTGTCCGAGGCCGACAATTTTATCAAGAGGGGCGGCTGGAAAAGACGAGGAATCGTCTTTGTGAGCGACACACCTGCTCTGGCtcctgaggaggagactTGGGAGATCTAA